Proteins encoded together in one Neobacillus sp. FSL H8-0543 window:
- a CDS encoding MATE family efflux transporter — protein sequence MNLENNKYQDQSLFSITWPLFIEITLHMSLGIFATLILSGYSDNAVAGVGVANQIINIFILIFNVTVIGTTILIGQNLGANRLDRARRLTRSAFGVNFWVGIFMTIVVILFGGVFLKFYGLSGEIYEFAHTFLTITGFSLILEAISLALSAILRSYGHTKETMVVTVFMNIISLIGYFIAIKGWFGLPITGVAGVSYSIIAARIFLIFALFYFVYKVLDLKFSIKDLFIIDKTDVKDILTIGIPSAGENISYQLSQVVITSFVAVIGDGALAARVYILNISMVCFLFTFAIAQGTQLLIARYIGAKHYDRALKRGIKTLKISMIVSTVVSLAIALTGEPVLAVFTNDPIIIAIGLPVLWAIVFIEPGRAMNIVLMGSLKSVGDVRFPVIIGIICMWGVAVVFSYFFGITLGLGLLGIWLAQGLDEWVRGIFALKRWVSQAWLKKKGVEPRLG from the coding sequence TTGAATCTAGAAAACAATAAATACCAGGATCAATCACTGTTTAGCATTACATGGCCGCTTTTCATCGAAATAACGCTTCATATGAGTTTGGGGATTTTTGCTACATTAATATTAAGTGGATATTCAGATAACGCGGTTGCAGGGGTTGGGGTAGCCAATCAAATTATAAATATATTTATTTTAATCTTTAACGTTACCGTAATCGGAACGACCATTCTGATCGGTCAAAATTTGGGAGCAAACCGCTTAGATCGAGCACGCAGGCTTACAAGATCTGCCTTTGGAGTGAACTTCTGGGTTGGAATCTTCATGACCATCGTTGTCATTCTGTTTGGCGGAGTGTTTTTAAAATTTTACGGGCTTAGCGGTGAAATTTATGAATTTGCTCATACTTTCCTTACTATCACAGGTTTCTCGCTTATCCTTGAAGCGATCTCTTTAGCTCTTAGTGCCATCTTGCGCAGCTATGGACACACAAAGGAAACAATGGTTGTAACTGTCTTCATGAATATTATTAGTCTTATCGGATATTTTATTGCCATTAAAGGCTGGTTCGGCCTCCCAATAACAGGTGTTGCAGGGGTTTCCTATTCGATTATTGCTGCTAGGATCTTTTTAATTTTTGCTCTCTTTTATTTTGTGTATAAAGTACTAGATTTAAAGTTTTCTATAAAAGACTTATTTATTATTGATAAAACAGATGTTAAAGATATTCTTACCATCGGGATTCCTTCGGCTGGTGAAAATATTTCCTACCAACTTTCACAAGTAGTAATTACAAGTTTTGTGGCAGTAATCGGGGATGGAGCGTTAGCTGCTCGAGTCTATATTCTCAATATATCCATGGTTTGTTTCCTATTTACGTTCGCCATTGCCCAAGGGACTCAGCTTTTAATCGCTCGCTATATCGGAGCGAAGCATTATGACAGAGCTCTCAAAAGGGGAATTAAGACTTTGAAAATTTCGATGATTGTATCAACGGTTGTTTCTCTTGCTATTGCTTTAACTGGTGAGCCAGTATTAGCAGTGTTTACTAACGATCCAATCATCATCGCTATCGGTCTTCCAGTTTTATGGGCGATTGTATTTATTGAACCAGGCCGTGCCATGAATATAGTCCTTATGGGTTCGTTAAAATCAGTTGGCGATGTTCGCTTCCCCGTTATCATCGGAATTATCTGTATGTGGGGAGTTGCCGTCGTATTTAGCTACTTTTTTGGGATTACACTTGGTTTAGGATTATTAGGAATTTGGTTAGCCCAAGGACTTGATGAATGGGTTAGAGGAATCTTTGCACTAAAACGCTGGGTTTCACAAGCATGGTTAAAGAAAAAGGGTGTAGAACCTAGATTAGGGTGA
- a CDS encoding LysR family transcriptional regulator yields MDIRPLRYFISVAEHLNFTEASKELFVAQPAVSQQIAQLEKKLGVKLFHRDKHSVRLTNAGTVFLKNAKEIIEKIDESIVNAQQAEEGFIGTLNIGILNIPVRDFLPLLIRKFRQKYPRVNIRLNYHHLGRIIEKLKADELDIAFTLSPGMQNIGGIESKTLWSQPHSIILHQDHPLANRTSINIAELADEPFVMVDRQEAPPGFDLLLAACGNHGFSPNIVSTAARIEAVLMMVDSDIGIAILPKYLQFFAPPSLRFIDIEGDNLSIDVITSWKKINNNPTLSLFIEELEVLHSEFYEQSKAHS; encoded by the coding sequence ATGGATATTCGACCATTGCGGTATTTTATTTCAGTGGCAGAACATTTAAATTTTACGGAGGCTTCAAAGGAATTGTTTGTTGCACAGCCCGCTGTTAGCCAACAGATTGCCCAGTTAGAAAAAAAACTAGGGGTAAAACTTTTCCACCGGGATAAACATTCCGTACGATTAACCAATGCAGGGACTGTTTTTTTGAAAAATGCAAAGGAGATTATTGAGAAGATTGATGAGTCGATTGTAAATGCGCAACAAGCGGAGGAAGGGTTTATTGGTACACTTAATATCGGAATATTAAATATACCAGTGAGAGATTTTTTGCCCCTTTTGATTCGAAAATTTAGACAAAAATATCCAAGAGTGAATATTAGGTTGAACTATCACCACCTTGGAAGAATTATTGAAAAGTTAAAAGCTGATGAGCTAGATATCGCTTTTACACTCTCACCTGGAATGCAAAATATTGGGGGAATAGAATCTAAGACATTATGGTCCCAGCCCCATTCGATCATCCTGCATCAAGACCATCCTCTTGCGAATAGAACGAGTATCAATATTGCGGAATTGGCAGATGAACCTTTTGTCATGGTGGACAGGCAAGAAGCACCCCCAGGCTTTGATTTATTACTGGCTGCCTGTGGTAATCATGGTTTTTCTCCTAATATCGTTAGCACAGCTGCACGGATTGAAGCCGTATTAATGATGGTGGATTCAGATATCGGCATTGCTATCCTTCCGAAATATCTGCAGTTTTTCGCTCCACCTTCACTAAGATTTATTGATATTGAAGGAGATAATCTTAGTATTGATGTAATCACCTCTTGGAAGAAAATAAACAACAATCCTACGCTATCTTTATTTATTGAAGAACTTGAAGTGCTCCACTCAGAATTTTATGAACAAAGCAAGGCTCACTCCTAG
- a CDS encoding YciI family protein, with amino-acid sequence MGKYLVLIDRKSSFTGNFLQGHREFLQGLRENQTLLTAGGFADQTGGAYVLQADSLEEARNIAKNDPMNQENESVYTIKEWNAN; translated from the coding sequence ATGGGGAAATACTTGGTATTGATTGATAGAAAATCTTCTTTCACTGGAAATTTTCTGCAAGGCCATCGTGAATTTTTGCAAGGTTTGCGTGAAAATCAAACGTTACTCACTGCCGGCGGATTTGCAGATCAAACCGGAGGGGCCTATGTGCTGCAGGCTGATTCTTTAGAGGAAGCTAGAAATATTGCAAAAAACGACCCTATGAATCAAGAAAATGAATCCGTTTACACGATAAAAGAATGGAATGCTAACTGA
- a CDS encoding fumarylacetoacetate hydrolase family protein — MKLITFRHNGISRIGAIHQKEVVDLHAAYKALLTYEGKIRAREIADAFVPADMTGFLQGGKESLELAKKASDYALIYREDAGYKLVYALDEVKVEAPVPAPGKMICVGHNYREHILEMKRELPPFPVVFAKFANTVIGPQDDIPFYPISEQLDYEAEFAFVIGKRARNVSQTEALDYVAGYTIVNDVTYRDLQRRTLQWLQGKTVEGSAPMGPWLITADELQNPSGLEVVLTVNGEERQRSNTANLVFSVQYLVEFLSNLMTLEPGDVILTGTPGGVGVARDPQVFLKHGDVVKIEIDQIGALENQVSAVKVEAEVKR; from the coding sequence ATGAAATTAATCACATTCCGCCACAATGGCATTTCACGTATTGGAGCTATCCATCAAAAAGAAGTAGTAGATCTGCATGCTGCCTATAAAGCATTGCTTACATATGAAGGTAAAATTCGCGCCCGTGAAATTGCGGATGCTTTTGTTCCCGCTGACATGACTGGATTTCTACAAGGCGGGAAAGAGAGCCTAGAGTTAGCTAAAAAAGCTAGCGATTATGCATTGATTTATAGAGAAGATGCTGGTTATAAGCTCGTATATGCCCTTGATGAAGTAAAGGTAGAAGCGCCTGTACCTGCACCAGGAAAAATGATTTGTGTAGGGCATAATTACCGGGAACATATTTTGGAAATGAAGCGAGAACTTCCGCCATTTCCGGTTGTTTTTGCTAAATTCGCTAATACCGTTATTGGACCGCAGGACGATATTCCTTTTTACCCCATTTCGGAGCAACTTGATTATGAAGCAGAGTTTGCTTTTGTGATTGGCAAACGGGCAAGAAATGTTTCACAAACCGAAGCACTAGATTATGTTGCTGGCTATACCATCGTTAATGACGTAACATACCGTGATCTGCAGCGCCGCACACTCCAATGGCTACAGGGCAAAACAGTTGAAGGCAGTGCACCAATGGGACCTTGGCTAATCACTGCAGACGAACTTCAAAATCCATCCGGTTTAGAAGTGGTGTTGACGGTGAATGGAGAAGAACGCCAGCGCTCCAACACGGCTAATCTAGTATTCTCTGTACAATATTTAGTTGAATTTTTATCAAACCTTATGACACTTGAGCCGGGAGATGTAATTCTAACAGGAACACCTGGAGGAGTGGGTGTTGCCCGCGACCCTCAAGTATTCTTGAAGCATGGCGACGTAGTTAAAATCGAAATTGACCAAATTGGTGCACTAGAAAACCAGGTATCGGCAGTCAAAGTAGAAGCTGAGGTGAAACGATAA
- a CDS encoding DinB family protein, whose translation MTSLLVSDSIQTIQKSLDLVIQKGRGLSDNVLRWNPSDEEWSIMQILCHLAEAVPYWLDEIELLLEIPGKDWGRGLQQEARLEAVKKEKVDSTALSTVLSELEYLKTKVEQTLSKLDDEKLALEAPSRNPRFGTKPISFIVDHLLVEHTMKHLGQIERNLSKINS comes from the coding sequence ATGACTAGTTTACTAGTAAGTGATTCGATTCAAACGATTCAAAAATCGCTTGATCTAGTGATTCAAAAAGGAAGAGGACTATCCGACAACGTACTTCGCTGGAATCCTTCTGATGAAGAATGGTCGATTATGCAAATTCTTTGCCATTTAGCGGAGGCTGTTCCATATTGGCTTGATGAAATAGAACTTCTTCTAGAAATTCCAGGCAAGGATTGGGGACGCGGTCTTCAGCAGGAAGCGCGCTTGGAGGCTGTAAAGAAGGAAAAGGTTGACAGCACTGCTCTATCCACTGTGTTAAGTGAATTAGAATATCTGAAAACAAAGGTAGAGCAGACTCTTAGTAAATTAGACGATGAGAAATTAGCGCTAGAAGCACCAAGCCGGAATCCGCGCTTTGGAACGAAGCCGATTTCCTTTATTGTCGATCACCTTCTCGTTGAGCATACAATGAAGCATTTGGGTCAAATTGAACGGAATTTATCTAAAATTAATAGCTAA